From Budorcas taxicolor isolate Tak-1 chromosome 19, Takin1.1, whole genome shotgun sequence, the proteins below share one genomic window:
- the KRT40 gene encoding keratin, type I cytoskeletal 40 has protein sequence MASDCSPTGCSSESSARASDCALASTCSVATTCLPSACATSSCQTPSFLSGSRLPTGCLPPSCFAGSCNIPCVLGNCAWCEDGAFNSNEKETMQFLNDRLASYLEKVRGLEELNAELECKIQEQCEEDVPLVCPDYQCYFDTIEDLQQKILCTKAENCRLAVQLDNCKLAADDFRSKYESELSLRQLVETDISGLHGILGELTVCRSDLEAHVESLKDDLLCLKKSHEEEVNMLRGQLGDRLSVELNTAPTTDLNRVLDEMRCQYETVLANNRRDVEEWFAVQTEELNQQQLSSAEQLQGCQTEILELKRTANALEIELQAQQSLTESLECTVAETEAQYSSELAQIQCLIDNVENQLAEIRCDLERQNQEYQVLLDTKARLECEINTYRGLLDSEDSRLPCNPCSATSTSNNTCEPCSAYIICTVENSCP, from the exons ATGGCTTCTGACTGTTCCCCCACGGGCTGCTCTTCTGAATCCAGTGCCAGGGCTTCTGACTGTGCGCTTGCCTCAACCTGTTCCGTGGCAACCACTTGTCTCCCCAGCGCCTGTGCTACATCCAGCTGCCAGACCCCCAGCTTTCTATCCGGGTCTCGTCTGCCAACTGGGTGCCTCCCGCCGTCCTGCTTTGCTGGGAGCTGTAATATTCCGTGCGTGTTGGGCAACTGTGCTTGGTGTGAGGACGGTGCGTTCAATAGTAACGAGAAGGAGACGATGCAGTTCCTGAATGACAGGCTCGCCAGCTATCTGGAGAAGGTGCGCGGGCTGGAGGAGTTGAATGCTGAGTTGGAATGCAAGATCCAAGAACAGTGTGAAGAGGATGTCCCGTTGGTGTGCCCTGATTATCAGTGTTACTTCGACACCATTGAAGATCTCCAACAAAAG ATCTTGTGTACGAAGGCAGAGAATTGTAGACTTGCTGTACAGCTTGACAACTGCAAACTGGCTGCTGATGACTTTAGGTCAAA GTACGAATCTGAACTCTCTCTTCGCCAGCTGGTAGAGACTGACATTAGTGGCCTGCATGGGATTCTGGGAGAGCTGACTGTATGCAGATCTGATCTGGAGGCCCATGTAGAGTCTCTGAAGGATGATCTCCTTTGCCTTAAGAAAAGCCATGAAGAG GAGGTCAACATGCTTCGTGGACAGCTGGGCGACCGACTCAGTGTGGAGCTAAACACTGCCCCCACCACAGATCTTAACAGGGTCTTGGATGAGATGCGTTGTCAGTATGAAACTGTGCTCGCCAACAACCGCAGAGACGTGGAAGAATGGTTTGCTGTTCAG ACAGAGGAACTGAATCAGCAGCAGCTATCCAGTGCAGAGCAGCTGCAGGGCTGCCAGACGGAGATCTTGGAACTGAAGCGCACAGCCAACGCTCTGGAAATTGAGCTTCAAGCACAGCAGAGCCTG ACAGAATCTCTGGAATGCACCGTGGCGGAGACGGAGGCCCAGTACAGCTCGGAGCTGGCCCAGATACAGTGTCTGATCGATAACGTGGAGAACCAGCTGGCTGAGATCCGCTGCGACCTGGAGCGGCAGAACCAGGAGTATCAGGTGCTGCTGGACACCAAGGCCCGGCTGGAGTGTGAGATCAACACGTACCGGGGGCTGCTGGACAGCGAGGACAGCAG gcttccctgtaacccatgttctgcaacaagcaCGTCAAACAACACTTGTGAGCCATGCTCGGCGTACATAATTTGCACAGTTGAAAACAGCTGTCCCTGA